The genome window TATAATTAAAAAAGGTAAATATTGCATCTTCATCATAAAAAACTTGCGAATTTGCTTGCAATAACGAAAAAAACAATTATCTTTGCTGTTGAAAGATAAAAGAAGGAGGCTTATGGTATTTGAAAGGAAACTATCTAATTATTAACCGTCCTGCTAAACAGCCTTCATCGAACAGGGTCCGATGAAGAAGAGAGTGTTCACGATAACAATAACATCATAAAAATCAGGCTTATGACGGAGATTTCACTTATAGCATTTGATGCTGACGATACACTGTGGGGTAGTCAGACCTACTTTAACACGGTGGAGAAAGTGTACTGTGAGATTCTTGCCCCGTATGCTTCGGCTGATGAGGTGTCACATGCTCTCCGCATCACTGAAAAGGCCAACATGCCACTCCTTGGTTATGGAAGCAAGGCTTTCATGTTATCACTAATAGAGAATGCTGTCAAAGTCAGTCACGGAAAGATAAAGGGCTATGACATTGGGCAGATTATTGATGTGAGCAAAGAACTGCTACGATTACCTGGACGTCCGTTCGACGGTGTGAAAGTAACGCTGGCGAAACTACGTGACACAGGCAGGTATCGTATGATTGTATTCACAAAGGGAGAACTGCTTGACCAGGAGAATAAGTTTAAGCGTTCGGGACTGTGTCCCTATTTTGATGATATTGTCATCGAGTCAGATAAGACACCTGATGCTTACCAACGACTTTGCAGACAGTTTGGCGTAAAGGCAGGACAGCTGCTGACCGTTGGTGACTCCTTCTCAGAGGATGTGGCTCCAGCACTCAAGATGGGAGGATGGGGCGTTCACATACCTTATTATTATATAGGAAGTGAAGACGACATGTATCAAAACAATGCACATCCACACCTGTTGCGTATTGCTAAATTCGCAGAACTCACTAAATATCTGTGCCCTGTCCCACGGTTTGTGGATGAGAGCCAAGTGTCGTGAGAATCTTCCCTCACCCTGCAAAAGGAGGAATTTACGAACAAAGACTTAAAAGCCCTGTCACACACTCATTCATTGAGTTATGACAGGGCATTTTCTTTATCTTCAGAAGTATCAATCCCCCAGGGGCAAGGTCATGTCACACGAATAAATACCAAGACTTCCCAATCCTGTTTCTCAGCAGCTTCCAACAACAGTTTCTATCCTTTAATCTAAATCAGCCATTAAAATGTTCTGGAATCATAATGTTACAAAACACTTTGCTGTTGTCTGATAATAGGACCGACATTCGTCATCCTGTAGACACATAAAGGCTCTTTCGACAATATGAAAACAACTTTCAAACAACCGATTTAGGACAATGAAATATCTTTACATAACATACTGAAAAAACTTCTTTTAATCACAAACAAGCACGACTAAAAACCAAGCATGCAACCGCCAGATTATCAACCGTTTACAGAATGGTAAAATTATCAGTGCTTAATTGCGTCCTAACTAACGCCCTTCAAGCGTTCAATTAAGCCTTAGTTAGAAGCCAAGTAAGGCTTAATTGCAACGCAATTAAGCATCTAATATTTTCTACGCTTGATTTTATTCTTACAAAATAAACATTTTAGCTCCAAACAGGTTCAGTAGGATTCCACAGCATTTGGAAGCTGTGAGAATTTCCATTGATCAATTTGGACTTAAAAGAAGCTGGCGAACCTTTACTCATACACAAAGTCAAACACCTTCTCGGCTGTCAGCGTATTGCCTACAAAACAAGTCTTATGAGCTATATACTCAAACTTCTTGCGCTGTTTCTCATCGAAAGAAGCCTTGAGGTGGAAGGTGATTGGGATACGAGTAACTGTGAATTTATCCATATCTTCTTCACACTCGCCCACTTCAGCATAGCAGCCTGAGAAGTCAACACCTCCACGTTCAGCCTGCAAGCCCATGATAGTCAACACACATGCAGCCAGCGAATTACCTAACAGCTCCACAGGAGCCTGGTTCTCGCCCAGTCCGCCAAAAGCCTTGCCTGCATCGGTTCTCACTGTAACTTCTGATCTCTGATGTGTTGCTTCAACACGTCCTTTTCCCTGATAAACAGCTTTTGTAATTGTCATAATCGTAAATCTTTAGGTTTGGTTATTAATGTTTGGTTTATAAATTATCCCTCAATAAAGGAATCATGGCAGCAAAGATAATACAAAAATATGAGACTTACAACTATCACATCAGATACAACCCAATGCTGCCAGTGTACAAATGACACAATTATACAAAATACATAAACATACAGGCATTATGTAACCAAGAATTGACATTCACCTTCTATAATGATATTTAAAGGTAATTAGTTGTTACAACAAATATTATTTGTTATTTTTGCAAACGACATTAGCTTACCTTTAAACACATTCATTTATCAACATAACATAAAAGATTGCATTATGAAACACCTTTTACTATTGATGTTTGCATGTACCACCATAGCGGTAAATGCACAGGAAAAATTCACAGTAGGTAATCTTACCTATACTGTAACAAGCCCGACAACCGTGGAAGTCACGAAACTGGATAGCAAAGTAAAGGATGCTGTCGAGATTCCAGAGAAAGTTACGAACACTGATGCGAAGCAATACACTGTTACTTCTATCGGTGAAGAAGCCTGCAAGTGGTCGGATGCTGTATCCATAACACTCCCGGAAACAGTTGATTCCATCAAGAACTCTGCCTTTTCCGGCTGTAAGATTACAAGCATCACATTCCCAAAGAACCTGCGCTATATCGGCTCATACGCATTCAGTTCAACAAAGCTGACAAGCATTGATGTCCCTGCAACAGTAGAAGAAATCAATGACCACGCTTTCTTTGGTTCCAGCAGTAACCCGTCACTTGCTTCTGTCAAGCTGCATGAAGGACTGAAAAAAATTGGGGATGGTGCTTTCTATTCCAGTGCGCTTACTGAAATTGAGATACCTGCATCAGTTACGACATTGGGAAAATCAGTTTTCCTACGTAACAGATTACTCAAGAAAGTTGTTTTCCATGATGGTCTTTTATCCATCGGACAAGGTGCCTTCAATGACTGTCGGGCGTTGACAGAATTCACCTTGCCGAACACCTTGAAGAAGATAGAAGAAGAGGCTTTCCTCAATGCTAAAGCTATCAAAAGTCTGAATATTCCGAAATCATTGGAGACTATCGGTAGCTGTGCCTTTGCAAGCACGAACCTGACAACCATCACCCTCGATGCAGACAATAAGAACTTTGTTCTGAAAGATGGCGTTCTCTACACCAAGGACTATAAAGTCTTACAGCTGGCACCTCTGAAAGGTCTCAAGAATTATCAGGTGGAAAGCGCATGCCTGGGTATTGCAGGCGGAACTTTCTGGGGAAGTGAACTGGAGAGCATCACACTTTCAGACAACATTGTAGCTATTGGCTATGGTGCCTTCCTTGGCTCACAGCTTAAGAGTATCAACTGGCCGAAGTATTTGAGCTATATTGAAGAGCAGGCATTTGCCAACACACAGTTCACTGAACTGACATTGCCTTCATCCGTATATTACATTGCTGATGGTTGTTTTGCAAGCTGCAAGAAACTCACGAAGGTAACAATGCCTTCCGGTGTAATGCAGGTATATGCACATGCTTTCCACAACTGCGAGCTACTGACTCAATTTGTTGCCAAGGGAAGTACTGCACCGGAATTCATGTCCTATTATGAGTCCTATGACGCTCCATTCTACGGCATAGCATCTCCTGCAACACTTATTGTTCCGAAGGGTGCAATAAAGTCGTACACAGATGCAGGCTGGGGAGACTTCTTCAACATAGATGAAAGCGAAACAGCCTCATTGACAGTAAAGAGTGTTACACCAGAGAAGGAATCAAACCTGGACAAGAATGCACAATTCTCATTCAGCATTACCTTCAACGAGAATTTACAATTAGTAAATAAGAACCCAGAGGTTCAAATCCGACAGGACTACATCTACAGTGCTGTCTATATCACCCCTACTGGAACACCTCGGTGGACAGCACGTCTTGACGGGAACAATACGCTCACCATCTTCGGTAATGACAGTGACGGTTTCCTCGATTCATTCACAGCAAAGGAAGGTAAGACCTACTATGTGACTATCCCTGCCGGTGTCGTAAAGGACAACACCGGCGCAGTAAACGACCAGATGACTATCACCTACTATGGTCCTAAAACCTCAACAGGTATAGAGACACTGAAGGGTGAGACCTCATCCAACAGTAAGGTTGTTGCACGATACAACCTCAACGGTCAGGCTGTCAACGCTACACAGAAGGGTGTCCAGATTGTGAAGTACGCTGATGGTACGATACGCAAGATTGTTGTCAAGTAACATCTGTCTTGCTAAAAACTTAATAACAAGGGTAGCTGTGTATAAAAGCACAAAAGCTCAATGACAAGGTACAGATGATAATGTACTTATCCTAAAACAGGGGAACATGGATTTATAAGCCATGTTCCCCTGCTACATAATATACAGAAAGGATTATAAGTTATGTGATTCCATTCAAATCTCCTTTTAATGCCAAAAGGGCTTTGCGTGGAATGGATGAAAAGACTGAAGCCTTGATTTCACGGGGTGAGAAACGATAGAAGCGGTAGTAAAGCTGTAACTTTCTATAAGTTGTAACTAAGAAATACTGAGCTTTGAATCTAAAACTACGATTGTGGCCATGAAACCCAAAGTTGCCACCGAACCATACAACATCCATAAACTGGTTCATTGCCTGCAAAGACTCTCTATCAAAGGACAAAGGCGATAATACATACTTCTCATCCATGCCTAAGACCTTTACCAGTATCAACTGAACAGCCTCAAACGCCTTTCTGAAATCCAAAGCATCCAACCAGTCATATAACTGCTTCTTGTCAATGACATCATGATGTGTTTTCAAGAGAATTGCGACATCTGAGAACTGTCGCAATCCCACGCCTAACTCAATCAGATGATGATAGAGATGCAGAAAAGTATATAAAACATTTAAAGTGGGTTCTAATGTTGGAACAGAACAACCATCCACTTCTACGTATGTAGGTGTAAGAGACTGGAATATTTCATTCCATATCTTCTGGGATTTAACACTGGCAAATCTCATCAGACAATGGTGCAATTCCAGAATGATGGAATTATGCACCAGGTCATAATGCTGTTCTGTGGGCTTACCCTCAGTATGAACTCCCCATGTACGTTCCAGTGCAGACATAACCTTCAGAAGATTATCTTTATCACAGTAGAAATCAATGTCGCCTGGTGTCCGTGCAAGGGGATTGGGATAATAACGTCCTATTGTCTGCCCCTTTACAACAATGGCATTTATCCCATTATCATCAAATATACCACACAAAGAGACCAACTCCTTATTAACCGCCTTGTTAGACGCTGCTATCCTGCTTCGTATAGCCAGCAATTTCAAGACATCTTCCCGTTCCAAATGAACATTGTTCCGAATCAGACTATCGGCAATCACACCCAACATTGTTTGTTTAGAAGCCAACTCATAAACAGAAAGAAATTCTGTATGGGTCAAAGATAGTTCCAATGGTGTTTGCCACAATTCACTTTTCAATAAACTTAAAAAAAGAGAATATGGAGGGGACTGCATGTCTATCATACACGTTGTTATTTGTCGAGGACAGAGTATTTACTGTTGTTACTTACATATTCTGGTACGATTTCCTTCATCTTTTCAACTATGACCATATCGTTGTAAGTATGACTCAAAGCTATAAGCGATTCTATCTGCTTGTTTACTTCATTATAATCATACTCACGCACCTCAGCAATACGAATCTTCTCGTGGAAACTTGGAAGGGTATTCTCAGTCGTACTCAAAACCTCTTCATAAAGTTTCTCTCCAGCACGCAAGCCTGTGTACTTTATCTCAATATGCTCTGCACCTGAGAGTTTTATCATACGCTTGGCAAGATCAGCAATCTTCACAGGTTTACCCATATCGAACACGAAAATCTCACCTCCACTTCCATGTGTACCTGCTTCAAGCACGAGTTTACATGCCTCAGGTATCAACATAAAGAAGCGGATGATATTCGGGTCGGTTACAGTTACTGGTCCACCAGCCTTTATCTGCTTTTCAAACAACGGTATGACAGAACCATTTGAACCCAATACATTACCAAAACGAGTGGTAACAAATTGTGTGACAGGCTTACCATCAGCTTGTTCATTAATCTTCTTGTTCAGACTCTGGCAATAGATTTCACAGATACGCTTTGAGCACCCCATTACATTCGTCGGGTTTACAGCTTTATCAGTGGAAACCATTACAAACTTCTTAACCCCGTACTTAACACTGAGGTCAGCAATAACCTTTGTTCCCCAGACATTGTTCTGGATGCTTTCAGATGGATTGTTCTCCATCATCGGAACGTGCTTATATGCAGCTGCATGAAATACATAATCAGGATTGTAAGTCTCGAAGATATTATCCATGCGCTCTTTGTTGGAGATACTTGCAACGATAGTGTGTGCTTTAATGTCAGGCCATTCGAATTGCATCATCAACCGAATGTTATGCTGAGGAGTCTCAGCCTGGTCAATAAGAATCAACTCTGCAGGATTATAAACGGCTACCTGTCGGACTATCTCAGAACCAATACTACCAGCCGAACCTGTAATCATTATTCGCTTGCCACGCAACAGATTACCAATAGAATCCATATCCACATTAATCTGGTCACGCGGTAGCAGATCTTCAATACTGATTTCCTTGAGCTGTACCTTGGAATAGTCATCTTCCTGACTCCATTCCTTCTCTGCAGAACTCATGAAAATCTGAACACCAAGACTCAAGAGAATATCCTGTAACTTTGCATCATTACGGAAACGCTCATTCTGTAGCGGAGATACCAAGACTGCTTTGATTTTCAACGACTTGATACGGTCAGCCAGACTATCATCTACAAGATAGACATTCTCGCCCATAAGCATGCGTCCCTTGATAGAAGGCTCATGGGAAATAAAACCTTTCAGCAGAAACTTACAAGGCTTAGTACTTCGAATACTCTTTGCCAAGCCTACTCCTCCATCCTTTACGCCATATACAAGCGTACGGATACCTTTATCAGTATTGAATAAGACATCATAAACAGACTTCGTTAATATGCGGAAAGCCATCATGCCTATTGTAGCAACAAGATACATTGCTGCAATCTGCCGTCCTTGAAGACGGACAAAGTGCATTTCCAAATTATAAACAAAATAATGCATCACCTCTGCTATAACAAGGGAAAGGAACATAGCCAATACCACTCGCTGTAAATCAACGAAGGAGGAATAGCGGATGATGCCAGAATATGTACGGAAAATCCTGAATCCTATCAAGTTGAACACCATGTACATCAAGATAGTTTTGGACAACAAGGCAATATTATTAAAAGCAACTGCGCCATGATAATATAACCAAAAGACAAAAATACCTGAAAAATAACAGATAATAATATCTATGAGTAATATTACCCAATAAGGCAATGCGTTCATCGAAAAATACCAATTCAAGATTTTATCAAATACTTTCATAATTATTTTTTAGTAGTTTACAGGAAGCCTGCCCTCAAAAATCAAAAAGGACTCGCTATTTTTCTATACAGGATTCTATTTCTGATGCAAATATACTCAAAATTTCTAAATAACACACATCAAGCCATGGATATTTGCTTTAATTACTTTTAAAAACCTTTATAAAGTCATCTTACATCCATTTGAATATGGTAAATTCCCCCATAAAGATTGGGCTGATGAGTGAAGGTAATTATCACTTCACGCTCATCATATCCTATTTGTATTGTCTTTGGCTCAAGAATGAAATTTCCGTCTGTCGACAGATAGTCTATATTACCAAGAACCTGGTAACCTGCACTGATCGCCTCTTGTGCAATATGATACATCTCATCTTTCGACCAAGTAAACATCTTGATACGTTCCAGAGAGAGGTTGTTACCAGTAACAGTGCCGAAGTAAGCTATCTGCCTTGGATTCTTACCAGTTATCTTGTCCTTACCACTCTGCGCATCATAAACCATATTATAATGGAAGATTATTTCCTTCTGGATACCATACCCATCAATTATTTGTGACGCACTTAGCTTGAAGTTTCTACTCAAGCCGGCTAATGCACCTATGCTTTGTGTACGTTCATCATCTTTACTCAACAAACTGTATAGATATGGAAAAGAGAAAGAGCCCTGAGGTGACATAGCTGCATTGGAATACTTCTCGCCTTTTACAGATGCCGCATTACCTTTCGGACCATCTGGATACTTCACATTAGCAATCAGTTTCTCCTCTTCTGTCATCTGCTTTCCACGTTTCGTTCTTACAGCTGTCCTTGCAGGTCTGTCCCCTTTCACCTTTGACTGACCACCAGATTCTGCCTGTATTCCCTTAGAATCTGCAATATAATCCCCTGTCTTCCTGACATCCTTAGCTTCCTCTTTGTTTCTTAACCCAGCATCTTCTCTGGCTTTAGAGATACTCTTTGACTGTGCCATAATCAATGCCTCGTCACGACGGAAGCGTTCACAGAAATCATCTTCGTTGGTTATCTTGTCTATATAATGGTCTTTCCCTCCTTTTATCTCATTGACTTTGGAACCATTACGCCAAATAGTTGTATATTCCAGACGACCGTTCTCATTATAAGTATAACATGGACCGTCGAGAACGCCATTGCGATAAGTCAACTTCATACCGATATTACCACTTGGGAAGAAAGACAAGGCACGCCCATCTGCCTTACCGTTCTTATATTGCAAAACAGACTCCACCCTGCCCGACTTATGAAAAGTCCTACATACACCATTTAACACAGTATGACGGTCATCATGCTTGTTGATACTTGTATAATGCTTCTCAGCTTGCAGCTGTCCTGTAATGAAATAGTCGTAAAAAATCTTGTGCCCGCCGTCATCAACAGCCAGGACACGATAATAGGAAGCCTTGTCTGCACTGCTGACCCCCTGCCACCGGCTATTATAAAAGATTGCTCCATGAGGAATATAGCTGCGCACTACATGTTGAGCCGAAGCCAGACAAAAAAAAGCACATGCAAGTATAATAAAGTACAGACGTTTCATATTATTATTCTCTAATCCGACCACAAATATACATCAATGATGCCAAAAAACAAAATTTCTTCTGTTTTTTCTCTAAATAACAACTGTAATTCAAAACAAAATAGTATCTTTGTCACATCTAACTAACTGTAACTGAAAATCGATTAACTATGCCAGAAGAAAGAAAGACAATCAAAGATTTTAAACAGCTAATCAGTCTTCTCAAAGAGAGGAACATCTGCAAGCGTACTGTAGTAGTATGGCCGGAGGATAGCCACACACAGGAATCTGTCAGCCAAGCAGCGCACGAAGGCTTCATTGAGCCGATATTAGTATGTTCTGAAGACACAGAAAAAGGTTACGTCAGGCAACATGGCTTCCAAGCTATAATTGCCCATGAACCTGCCGAAGCTGCACGGAAAGCTGTTGAACTGGTAAGAGAGCAGAAAGCTGATATTGTCATGAAAGGTTTTCTCAACACCGATGTCCTCCTACGGGCCATACTTGACAAAGAAATCGGAATCCTACCGAAAGACACAGTGTTAACCCATATAACTGCAGCAAAACTACCCGAATACCACAAACTACTTTTCTTTACTGATGCCGCTGTCATTCCCACTCCTACTGACAAGCAACGCAGAGAGCAGGTGAGATACATTGTAGACTTCTGCCACGCATTCCAGATTGAATGCCCCAAGGTTGCCCTTATACACTGTTCCGAGAAAGTTGACGAACGACACTTCCCATATACAGCTTCTTATGCTATGCTGAAAGAAGAAGGAGAGACTGGTGCTTTCGGACCATGCAGAATAGATGGTCCTTTAGACTTAAAGACTTCCTGCTCGGCTGAAGCCATGAAAATCAAACAGATAGACTCGCCTATAGAGGGAGAGGCTGATGCATTGGTGTTCCCTGATATTGAAGCTGGTAACCTCTTCTATAAAACGATTACCCTCTTCTGTCATGCAGAAACGGCAGCCGTTCTCCAAGGGACAATAGCTCCGGTCGTACTCCCCAGCCGTGGCGACACAATTGAATCCAAATTTTATAGTCTTGCCCTTGCGAGTCTAATCTCCAGGTAGCATATATATTATATATAAGGTATATATAAATAAAGCATTATGGCATACAAGATTTTAGCTATCAACCCGGGGTCGACATCAACCAAGATATCACTTGCAAACGATGACCAGCCGGTATTTGTTGCCGACATTGCTCATTCCAGAGAAGAACTGAGCACGTTCAAACGAATATCCGACCAGTATCACTTCCGCAAACAGGTTGTCATCGAAGAACTGAAGAAGCGGAATGTCCCCTTGGATTTTGATGCTGTCATTGGACGTGGCGGGCTTGCCAAACCAGTATCAAGCGGCGTGTTCACCATCACGGAGAAGATGATTACAGATCAGCAACAAGCCATTCACCAGCATGCCTGTGATCTCGGCTGTATGATTGCTGATGAGATTGCACGGGATATTCCGGGCTGTAAAAGTTTTATAGCAGATCCGGGCGTTGTGGACGAACTGGAACCCGAAGCACGTATATCAGGGTCTCCGTTAATGCCCCGCATGTGCATCTGGCATGCTCTGAACCAGAAAGCAATCGGAAGACGCTTTGCCAAAGACATGGGGACAAAGTATGAGAATCTGAACCTTATAATATGTCATCTGGGCGGAGGTGTGTCTATTGCGGCACACAGCCATGGAAAGGCTATTGATGCAAACAATGCACTGGATGGCGAAGGACCTTTCTCCCCGGAGCGTGCAGGCTCGTTGCCAGCTGCTGACTTGATTCATCTTTGCTTCAGTGGAAAATACACCGAAAACCAACTGCTGAAAAAAGTGAGCGGACAGGCGGGTCTTATTGCCCACCTTGGAACAAACGACCTCAAGGAAATAATGAACTGGATAAAGGCTGGTGATAAGCATGCAGAACTTGTGGTATCAGCCATGATATGGCACATCGCAAAGAACATTGCAGCTGAAGGTGCCGTGTTATATGGGAACGTTGATGCTATCCTCCTTACAGGCGGTATGGCAAAGAGTGACTATATCATCGAACGGCTCAAGCGACGTATCGAATACCTTGCACCAGTCCATGCCTATCCCGGACAAGATGAAATGCAGGCACTGACCGAGAACGCACTGGCTGTCCTGCGAGGTGAACGTGTGGCACAAGACTATTGACATGTGCTACAAAGAGATTAATTACCAAGAACCCTAAACAATTAAAACTTATTTTATAATTTAAAACCAGATCTTATGAAGGTACATGAATACCAGGCAAAGAAATTCTTTGCAAGTTATGGGCTTCCTGTGGACCGCAACATTATTTGCCGGACTCCCGATGAAGCTGTTGCAGCCTACAAGCAATTAGGTGTTGAGAAAGCCGTGGTGAAAGCACAGGTTCACACTGGTGGACGTGGTAAGGCAGGTGGCGTAAAGCTCGGAAGCAGCGAAGCCGAGATACGTCAGCATGCTGAGGCTATTCTGGGCATGGATATCAAGGGATTCATCGTTGACAGAGTGCTTGTCAGCGAGGCTGTTGACATTGCTTCAGAGTACTACATGAGTATCCTCGTTGACAGAAAGTCAAAGTGCCCGATGTTGATGCTGAGCCGTGCAGGTGGTATGGATATCGAGCAGGTGGCAAAGGAAACACCGGAGAAGATTGAGAAGATTATCATCGACCCTGTTACTGGCATGAGCGACTACCTAGCACGTGAGGCTGCATTCAAGCTGTTCGACAATATGGCGCAGGTTAAACAGGCTGTACCTATCTTCAAGAATATCTATAAACTATTTACCGAGAAAGATGCCTCTTTGGCGGAAATCAACCCATTGGTAATGTTGAAAGACGGGTCGCTGAAAGCAATTGATGCCAAGATGACCTTTGATGACAATGCTCTTTTCCGTCATCCAGACGTTGCCGAACTCTTTGAGCCGACAGAGGAAGAGCGCAAGGAACGTGAAGCAAAAGACAAGGGGTTCAGTTACGTAAACCTTGGTGGAAGTATTGGCTGTATGGTGAATGGTGCCGGACTTGCAATGGCTACCATGGATATGATAAAACTATATGGCGGCGAGCCAGCCAACTTCCTTGATATTGGTGGTAGCTCTAATCCGGAGAAAATAGTTGAAGCTATGAAACTCCTCTTGAGTGACAAGCATGTAAAGGTGGTATTAATCAATATTTTTGGTGGTATTACCCGCTGCGATGATGTCGCCAACGGACTTTTGGAAGCATTCAAGGTTATCGAGACTGACATCCCTATTGTAATCCGTCTGACAGGAACTAACGAAGCTGAAGGAAGAGCTATCCTCGAAGGTACCCACTTCACCGTCGGAACAAGTATGGCAGATGCTGGACATAAGGCCGTAGAACTGAGCAAAAAACTTTAAAAAACAAGAGTTATGAGTATTCTAATCAACAAAGATACAAAGTTAATCGTACAGGGCATTACAGGTCGTGATGGTAGTTTCCACGCTTCAAAGATGAAGGAGTATGGCACCAATGTGGTTGGTGGAACTTCTCCAGGTAAGGCTGGCCAGGAAGTTTGTGGTATCCCTGTATTCAATACAGTTAAAGATGCAGTTGCTGCAACTGGTGCCAACACGTCTATTATCTTCGTTCCTGCACCTTTCGCCAAGGACGCAATGCTTGAGGCTATTGATGGTGGTGTGAAACTTGTTATCTGTATCACCGAAGGCGTTCCCACACTTGATGCAGTCGAAGCACAGCGTTATGCAAAGATTAAGGGTGTGAAGGTAATCGGTCCAAACTGCCCAGGACTTATTTCTCCTGAGGAAAGCATGGCAGGTATTATGCCAACCAATATCTTCAAGAAGGGACATACTGGCGTTATCAGCCGAAGCGGAACACTTACCTATGAAGTGGTTTATAATCTTACACAAGCCGGTCTGGGACAATCCACTGCGGTCGGTGTAGGTGGTGACCCTGTTGTTGGTCTGTACTTTGAGGAACTCCTCCGTATGTTCCAGGATGACCCGGAAACAGACAGTATTGCACTCATCGGAGAAATCGGTGGTGATGCTGAAGAGCGTGCAGCCAAGTTTATCAAAGAGCATGTGACGAAGCCTGTTGCTGTATTTATCTCTGGCCAGCAGGCTCCTCCGGGTAAACAAATGGGACACGCTGGCGCAATCATCTCAAGCGGTTCTGGTTCTGCAAGCGAGAAGATTGCAGCTTTTGAGGCTGTAGGTGTACCTGTTGCACGTGAGACAAGTGAAATACCTGAGCTCCTTAAAAAGCAATTAAAGAAATAGAAGAACAGCGTTTATAATGGAATAAACCGTTTACTATAAAACAATAAAAAGAGGAATACCCTTAATGGGTATTCCTCTTTTTATTCCCAATAATTTTACTACAGAAATGTTATCAACTTTATTTTTAACAAAACATATTTCTTCCATAATCTCATTGTTTACTCACTAATATAATCAACATTAATTCTTTAATGATGTTTTGAAGGATTTATATTGCTTGGTCCCAATGCTTAAAATGGTAATTAAGATTGAAAGTTATACGATTAAGATTAAATGTCATACGGATATCTCAGTTTTTTTTCGTTACTTTGTGCACATAAATCAGAGTGTAGTATACGGCAGACATGGAACTGCTGCAATAAAACAAGATAAGACAATGGACATAACAACAAATAAAAAAGAGCGTATTTTATTTATCTGCT of Prevotella fusca JCM 17724 contains these proteins:
- a CDS encoding toxin-antitoxin system YwqK family antitoxin; this translates as MKRLYFIILACAFFCLASAQHVVRSYIPHGAIFYNSRWQGVSSADKASYYRVLAVDDGGHKIFYDYFITGQLQAEKHYTSINKHDDRHTVLNGVCRTFHKSGRVESVLQYKNGKADGRALSFFPSGNIGMKLTYRNGVLDGPCYTYNENGRLEYTTIWRNGSKVNEIKGGKDHYIDKITNEDDFCERFRRDEALIMAQSKSISKAREDAGLRNKEEAKDVRKTGDYIADSKGIQAESGGQSKVKGDRPARTAVRTKRGKQMTEEEKLIANVKYPDGPKGNAASVKGEKYSNAAMSPQGSFSFPYLYSLLSKDDERTQSIGALAGLSRNFKLSASQIIDGYGIQKEIIFHYNMVYDAQSGKDKITGKNPRQIAYFGTVTGNNLSLERIKMFTWSKDEMYHIAQEAISAGYQVLGNIDYLSTDGNFILEPKTIQIGYDEREVIITFTHQPNLYGGIYHIQMDVR
- a CDS encoding phosphate acyltransferase — its product is MPEERKTIKDFKQLISLLKERNICKRTVVVWPEDSHTQESVSQAAHEGFIEPILVCSEDTEKGYVRQHGFQAIIAHEPAEAARKAVELVREQKADIVMKGFLNTDVLLRAILDKEIGILPKDTVLTHITAAKLPEYHKLLFFTDAAVIPTPTDKQRREQVRYIVDFCHAFQIECPKVALIHCSEKVDERHFPYTASYAMLKEEGETGAFGPCRIDGPLDLKTSCSAEAMKIKQIDSPIEGEADALVFPDIEAGNLFYKTITLFCHAETAAVLQGTIAPVVLPSRGDTIESKFYSLALASLISR
- the buk gene encoding butyrate kinase — translated: MAYKILAINPGSTSTKISLANDDQPVFVADIAHSREELSTFKRISDQYHFRKQVVIEELKKRNVPLDFDAVIGRGGLAKPVSSGVFTITEKMITDQQQAIHQHACDLGCMIADEIARDIPGCKSFIADPGVVDELEPEARISGSPLMPRMCIWHALNQKAIGRRFAKDMGTKYENLNLIICHLGGGVSIAAHSHGKAIDANNALDGEGPFSPERAGSLPAADLIHLCFSGKYTENQLLKKVSGQAGLIAHLGTNDLKEIMNWIKAGDKHAELVVSAMIWHIAKNIAAEGAVLYGNVDAILLTGGMAKSDYIIERLKRRIEYLAPVHAYPGQDEMQALTENALAVLRGERVAQDY
- the sucC gene encoding ADP-forming succinate--CoA ligase subunit beta, producing MKVHEYQAKKFFASYGLPVDRNIICRTPDEAVAAYKQLGVEKAVVKAQVHTGGRGKAGGVKLGSSEAEIRQHAEAILGMDIKGFIVDRVLVSEAVDIASEYYMSILVDRKSKCPMLMLSRAGGMDIEQVAKETPEKIEKIIIDPVTGMSDYLAREAAFKLFDNMAQVKQAVPIFKNIYKLFTEKDASLAEINPLVMLKDGSLKAIDAKMTFDDNALFRHPDVAELFEPTEEERKEREAKDKGFSYVNLGGSIGCMVNGAGLAMATMDMIKLYGGEPANFLDIGGSSNPEKIVEAMKLLLSDKHVKVVLINIFGGITRCDDVANGLLEAFKVIETDIPIVIRLTGTNEAEGRAILEGTHFTVGTSMADAGHKAVELSKKL
- the sucD gene encoding succinate--CoA ligase subunit alpha; translated protein: MSILINKDTKLIVQGITGRDGSFHASKMKEYGTNVVGGTSPGKAGQEVCGIPVFNTVKDAVAATGANTSIIFVPAPFAKDAMLEAIDGGVKLVICITEGVPTLDAVEAQRYAKIKGVKVIGPNCPGLISPEESMAGIMPTNIFKKGHTGVISRSGTLTYEVVYNLTQAGLGQSTAVGVGGDPVVGLYFEELLRMFQDDPETDSIALIGEIGGDAEERAAKFIKEHVTKPVAVFISGQQAPPGKQMGHAGAIISSGSGSASEKIAAFEAVGVPVARETSEIPELLKKQLKK